ATCGCCGGGGCGgtgtgggagcaggcaggaggtgaTGCTGTCACCTTTCCGTGTCTCTTCCCGACTTTGTCATCCCGGGGACCTTTGTGTGGATCCcatttttatctgtgttttctccctctctctctttctctccttctctcttgctttcttctctccccctcccgtCAGTATGTGGGCTGATCACTGCTCAAACTTTTAATTCAGATGGTAATTGGAATAATAATACGGGCAGAATCCTTCTGGCTCCGTTGCTGCAGCTGGCTTCAGGGAGCTATGAATAGCTCTGAGTCACACACTGAGATGGTTTAACTTCaaatcattttgttttgttttcatattacCCATCCCCAGGCTCCAGGGCttcacaggggggaaaaaaatcccccccctTCTCACTCCACCCCAAAATATAAATGGGGCAGAGGCAGGTTAATAAAATCCTCTTTCGGAGAGAGAAACTGGTCAGCGGATCGTGCCTTGCGGGGCAGATGGGGACTGTTGGCACTTACTCGATCTATTTATAATTATTGAACGAAAAGGCAGAAGTGTGTATATAAAAATGGTATAGAGTTGATTACAGCTTCCTCCCCTCACCTTCCATATGTCACTTGCCTTTTTAATATGGTAAAACTCTCCCGCATGGTGACTGTGCCTTCGCGTGTGCTCGTACAGCGCCTAGCACCCAGCCCCGCCGGCATGGAGGAGTCAGAGCTCGGCCGCTGCCTCTTGCGGCCAGACAGCCCCACGGCACCGAGCTGCCCTACGAGCCCCAGCATGAACCCCGGGAGTATTTGcgaagaagaggagaagaaatggaatTACAAAGAGGATGGAAAGGACAAACCGAATGCCGTGGGTCTGTGAGGTTCTGCAAAAAGCCAAAGGGGCCCCGTCTCTGCTGCGGGTGTTTCCACCCTGACTCCCCAAGAGGCGAGAAGACGTCTGCCGTGTTGTCACCGTGCCCGAGCCGGCAGGATGGGTCTGTGGATGCTGATCTCAAAACCAGACGGTGCTATGCAGCCGGTAAGAGGAATAAAGGCACGAAGCGCAGCGCAACCAGCGGCTGCGGTATTGACCACAGACAGGAGGGAAGCATTTGCCAGACAACTCCACATAAAGCAAAGACTAAGAGTGTAAAAATACCCTGGGATTTTTCCATGATCGTCGTTCACGGTGTACGTCCCAGAGCACCAGATACGGTTGTTATAAAAAGAGAAGTGGGGGAGTGCTTCAGCGTGgacttttctgttctgtttcatgAGACTCTTCCACCGCACATTTAAGGAAGGATTGACAAATATGATCCGCTCTGGCAGGGGCTGGAGAAAGCCTGGGACATGCGAGGTGATGCACCGTGCACTGGGATGGAGCGATGGAGGCATTGCGTCAGCACCACACGCCCTGACGTTATTATTAACCCGTAGATCCTTCGGAAAGCCATGGCAGCAGCCTGGCCCCACTCGTCTGCTCGGGGTCAGCGCAGCGCCTGGGTGGCAGCGTGGAGCGCGGTGTCACCCGGGAAGGTGGGGATGACTGTGGCATGGCGGTGGTGTCCCCGGCATCGATCCACCTAGGGTGCAGGAGGGGGAAAGTggttgggaagaagggaagggccacccaggctgcagggctggacaGTGGCTGTTGGCCCCAGGAGACCCACCTGGCTGACAGCTTCAACGCTGCAAGACAGGGGCTGCGATGCCCACGCTGCAGCAGCTTCCTAAAGCACCGGGAGGCTTCCTCAGGCCATGAAATATGTGGGTGTTCATGTAtgctggggacaggagggatggCAAGGCATCTCCCAGGGTGCCCCATGCTGCACCCACTGGTGGGGTTTCATCCCACTCCCCAGGAGTCGCCCCTGACTCCCCAGCTTCCTCCGTGCATACGTAGGTCCCAGGAGGCAGAGCAAACTCCAAGAAAGGTCCTCGGGCATGGCCCGGGATTCACACCTCTGTCCTCGGACAGGCTTTCCTCCCCCTGGTCTGTGCAATAGGCAGCTGCCCGTTCAGGATGGGAATGGCATCCCCTTTTCCTGGAGGCATCTCTGAGCCTTCCCCTTCATCCCATTTGTGTTTCAGGTTTCCAAGGAGCAACGGGACCGTTTCAGAGACATTTGAACGGAGTTTGCATAGGGTTCGGGCTCCTGGTACGGCCCCTGGCCTTGCCGAGCTCGCAGCACCCATTTGCAGGCAGGGATGTCAGTGGTGGCCCTGGGCCACCAGCCGCTGAGGAGGGACGATGGCTACATCACCTCCCGGCGTGGCATCTCCGGGGGGCTAATGCAAATGCCAGCCCAATGCGATGACAGTCCCCAGCCCAGGGCTTCTCGCCTGCCTGTCTGTCTTTCCCATGGCGGCACCGTGCGCTGTGGGGGTGTGTTGGGGTGGAAGTGGTAAGTGGGTTTATTTTCGTTCGTCTCCTGGCTCGTGCCGCTCCGAGTTTGTGGCGCCCGGTATTACTAACGCTTCCCTGCgccagctggcagcaggagaTGAATCAGATCGGCAGCACCATGGCACAGACCCCTCGCCGGCCGGCCAGCTTGGGGTGATGCCTCTGGTCAAAGCAACGGTGATATCTCCTGCCTCTGCCCAAGGTAAGCCCTGGCACCAAAACACCAGTGGCTTGATCTCGCTGCCAGAAATCTCTCGGTCTCATCTCACCCTTCCACAGCTAACCTGCGGTAGCCTGCAGGGCGGGGTtgtcccccctgccccatgccgCCTGCCTGGGGCCGGCCGGGTCCTGTCCCTAAAGCACGCCGGAGGTCTGAGGTGGCTTCATGAGCTCCTCTCTGCCCACTGGCAGCATCCCTGAGCCGGGGTCAGCTCTGCGGCCACAGGGACCCAGCTCATCCTCCTGCTGCCAAAAAAGCGCTTTTGCAGTTGGTCGGTTCCTCGGTCATGAGCTCACAGCAGGCAGTGAGGTCACATGATGACATCACAGACCTTGGTGATTCCTGTTCTCCCCATAGCAAAGACACAGAGATGCCTggtcctcccctctccctcccgaaCACCCTGGTGATCTAAATGGAGGGATTTCAGTGACTGCCGCTTCCCCCACAAGCACCACTGAGGCTGCAGAAGTTGGCACACTGCTTGTCAGTGTCACCTGTCTGCGCGGCCTGGGCTTCAGGAGGATAATTTGGATCCTCCCGCTTGCTGCAGCCCAAAGCATCCTGAAAAATGTCATGGCTGCTTGGTATCTCTGGGACAATGGAGAGGGACTGCCCAGAATCTCAAGGCttggaagatgatgatgatgatgatgacaatgaCAAATTCAGCTGCCCCTGCCACTCCGCATGTCCTCCACACCAGTGCAAGAGCCATGACAGCTTGGGTGACAGTCAGGTAGAGGATCTGGTGGAACCCATCCCATTTTCCCTAAATCCCAGGCACTCTTACATGGTGAAAgacaaaggaatgaaaaatagaatATATGCCAAGACATTGGCCAAGCATGCACTGGAGCTTGAGAAGGAAGCTCGGGAGTTTCAGGAACCGTTTTACAAAGACACGGAAATGCTTGGCAACTTGTCTGAAGATGAGGACCACAGCTGGACCAGGACCTATCACCTTCCTGTGCATCAAAGGCTGCATGAGTCCCGAGCTGCCAGTACAGCACCGTGCAGCCCCCATGACTCTTTCCAGTCTAGCGCGGGCAAGCACTTGGGGATGGATGCGTTTGCCCCATGGGCCCACACCAGTGACCCTTATCTGGGGTACCCAGAGCACACCAGGGAAGCAGAGCCCCACATGCTGCACAAGGAGGCCATCGGGGACAGGGAGTTCCCGTCCCTGCAGCTGACCTACGACGTGCTCAGGGAGGAGAATGCCATGCTCAGGAGGGTGGTCAGGAGCATGCAGAGCTCCTTGGAGAGCCAGGCGTGCATGGTGCGGAGGCTGGAGAGGCAGCTGAAGGCCAGCCTGGCCAAAGAGGAGAGGGAAGCCCAAGAGCTACAGTCCTTTGTCCAGCGGTCTGAGTGGAACGTCCAGCTAATGACCCAGCGGGTTCTGGAGGCAGAAAGCAACGTGGAGAAGCTGAAGCAGGAGATCTTTATTCTCCAGGGTGAGCTGGAGAGCTCCAAGGTGGAGAACGAAAACCTGAGAGCGGGCCAAACAACCGACCTGGGTGCTATGAAGTACAACATAGACTTTGCCTTGCAGAACCTCCACAAGATAATAATGGGTGCAAACTTGTCCATCAGACAGCTTGCCTCTGGAGCGGAGTCCCTGCGTTTTGTTGCTGAGGTCCTTGAATCTACCAGCAAAATTTCTGAAGTTGAAGCAGAAGAAGACCTGTGAACTAAATTCCGTGTGGGTACTATGGATGAGTGTACGGACCGAGACCACCGGTCTCCCACTACAGCCTGTACTAAAACCATTTGCTCTCATGTGCTGGAATGTGTGTGTTCATATTGCTAGCCTTTATTCTTCATGGAAATACTTTTCTTGTGATTAAGTACAAATTGCAGGTACTGATGtagtttttgttgctgttctgttCTGGCCCTGTGGAGCCAGCAGCAAATGTTTCCCAGGCTCTGAGCTGCAAGGTCCAGCCATGGTGGGCTCTGCACAAGAAGCCGTGCCACAGCTCTGGCTGACTTGAGCtcccgcctgggagccaggaggaaGCACAGCAGCACGGGATGCAGCGCTCTTAAACAGTGTGCCTACCCCTTCCCATAGCTGTACCAGCCAGAAACGGAGGTGAGCATAGCCCTTGCGGTACCTGCATTTCGTCTGCTTCCTTTGCCCCTTCTCGGTGAGCTGGGGAAGGTGAGGAGCAGAGGTCCAGGTGCTGCTAGATGTAGGTTGCAGTGGGCAGAAGCTCCTTaggtcttccttcctcttcttttggaGCTGGCCACCACCTGGCCCAGATACCCGAAGTCTCTAGAAATTCTGCACCCATTCCTGCAGCTGGGGAAAGGGGTGGTAGTGGTGGTCAGTAACCTTTAGGAAGTCGTGAAGTATCCATATGTGAGCTGTGGCAGTGCCTTTCCTCCGGTATCAGTGTCAGTGCTGGCTAAGGATGAGCTTGGCTTATCCGGGCTGGCTAAGGAAGGCGCTGGTTGGAGAGGATGCCCTTCCTCTCCTGGCTGGAGCTGGCATAGAAGGGTATATCTAAATTGCCCGCCTTTGTCACCTCCTAAAGACCTGTGGGACCCTGCAAGTCCCTGAGTCCAAACTCACCATGTAATCACGGAAGTTACATCTTAGTTTTATCCTAGTGGGACCATCTGTGGGCATAAAGAGACCTTTCTTCATCACCTGGTCATCCCTCAACGTTTCTGATGAATTTAGGTTACCAACCCCAGTTTCTGCTGTAGCTTACCCAGCTGTACAACAAAATTTCCCGTATCTGGCCAAACCGACCCTCCTAAAAGACTTGGACACTGTAGGGCGGTGAGGGGGTGGGTGCTGGCAGAGTTCAGTGCCAAAGTCCTTTTTCCTGATGGGAATTTTTGGACAGCTCTTCTCTTTTACCTCTATATGGTGAGTTGTGGACTGCAAGGTTGCTGTCTTCTCCTGATCCCATAATATCCCTGGTCTGAAAAACCATGTTTGTGATGCCACAGGGCTTAAACTGCCTCAGTAACCTTGGTCTCTGGAGGAGAGACTGCTGCTTAATCTTCATCCCAGACATGATAATGGCAGTGCTTGCACACCAGAGGTGATGTCTGGAGATCCTTACTTGCTGCTTTCTAGTCTGCGCTCCTAACTGGGGAAAGCGGGTGGCCACCCTTAGCCACATGAAGCCCCGTTCTGCAACGCTGATTGTGAGGCGAGGATGGTTCTCACCAGCTTTTCTGTCCCTGACAACATCAATTCCTGTTCCTCTCTCCTGCCTGTGCATGACCACTTGCAAGCAGCTCTAAAACTTGGATTTGACCCACAAATCCTTGGATTTGTCCCAGATATGGCAACCACTGGTTGCTCGTCAGCGAGGCTGGGAGGAAGTGAACTGGCTGGCTGCGTCTGCGTCCTGCGCTCCGCACTGGCTGCTGTAATCCAAAGGTTACAGTGCAGGATTAGCATGGGTGTACAAAGCCCTTCCTAATCTGTGAGTCATTACCCCCTCACTGCATTTAacttcccagcagctctgggcaggTGGGATAGGTCGGCTCTTGAGTCTTCGGTTTCTCCATTCTTTGGTTCAGGGAGGACCGGGTCGGGACGTAACATCTCCTGGACaccctccccagggctctgcgCTGAGCTGCTCCTGGATGCTGTACACAGGGCACGTCGCAAGGTCTGTTTGCTCTAACCGGCTCCTCCTCGGCTACCCCTAAGCCCTTTCTTTCCATCAGTTCTCCCTTTTGGCTCTACCCAtcacttttcttctcctctttgaaACGGGGAGGATGTTTTGCACCCCCTGGAAATAAATCCCCTCTAGGTCAGGCTGGGCTGACAGGGATCCCGGAGGGCTGCCGTGCATGTCTGTGCTTTGTTAGTCCTTGTGTGTGAGGTATTTAGCCTGGCTGAGCTCTCGTCCTAGTGTAAGCTATGATATTAATATAATGGCTCAGGGCAAGGGCCCTGCAAGCTGCTCAGTCGTTATGCCCTTGATCTGGAGAGCGGTGACCGGCCGGCCCCGTACCTCTCCCGTCGTTAGCTGCCGAGGACGGCCCGCGGGCTGTGCAACCCCGTCTGCATCCACCAGCTCCTCACCTGCCCGAGCCAGGCTGCGGCACGGTGCCCCGCGGTGCTGCCAGACCTCTCCTGAGCAAAAGGCTGGGAGCCCTGCGCCCCCCATTCCAGGACTGGGAACGGGTGCTGTCAGGGGAGGCTCTGACTGGGTTTTGCTTCGTCCTTTTCTGCAAGGTGCGTGCCCAGGAGCAATCGCAATGGCAGCGTGGGCCCCAGCTCGCCGGAGGTGAAACCCGGAGCCACCCGGTCCTATGTGAGTGCTGCTGTATGAGATCCCGCACCCTCCCAGCTCCCGTGGCCCCCTGACACCTGATGATACAGCGAGCCATGGGCAGCGTCCGAGTCAACCGGTGAGTAACCCCCTTCTCAAGAACTGCTGCTGCCCAGGGTGGCCTGGTCCTCCTCATCTGGCCCCTCAGGCCTTACTTTCAGTCTGCCTTTCGGTATATTCTTCTCAAATTATCTGCCAGGGGCCTTCCTGCTCCAAGGTATGGCTCCTCTCTCCTCCACTCCAAGATACACCATACGTGGGGGCAGTGCTCAGAAGAGGAGCGCTACAGAGGAGGAGCAAAGCACTGCGTGGTGCTGGACCAGAAATTACAGATtccagcagtgctgcagaagccccctgtccccaggagtCCCCAGGAGTCACAACTCCAGCCACGCAtgcttcccctgctccctcttcCCACAAGAGGAGGACGAGGGTCACAGAGCCCATGCTGGAGGGCTCTAGCTGACATGTCAACACtatggggtgggagggagacaCTGCCAGCCCAACAGGTCCTGGGAGGCCACGGCTCAGCAGTCACGAGGGCAGAGTGGTCTTGGTGGGTCTGTGCACTCCCTTGATTTTCTCAGTGGTCAAAGCATCTTCTACCATCACGTCTTTAAGCCGTATCTGCATCCATAGACCCAGCAGCACACAAGGGGCAGCGGCGGTGCCGCCTGTGAgggaggggagccggggggggcaaACGTCTCCCAGAAAGTGTGTGGGGAGCTTCAACCAGGGAAATCTGCCAGCACTTTGGCTGTTGATCTCCAAATTACACCTTTGGCTTCGGATGCGGGATGCTGGGAGCCACGCGCGTTGCTGTGGCAACAGAATTGTCCTGAGATCAGGAAGTGTATAAACATTGTCACCGACGCACCATGAAATCAGTGAGGAGAGCGGAGGAGAAAATAGAAACTCCCGGCCTTATATAATGTCAGGGCCAAAACGTGGCCAGACTGCGGGTGCTTGCTCCCAGGCTTCCCGGCTGTCCCAGCTGCCGTCAGGCTTTGAAGCCTTGGATCCCTCCTCCCCACAAAGGCTGGAAGCTAGCACAGCGCTACAAGGTTCTCCTGCTCTGTTGCCCTCAGGAGTTTGCTAGATACAACCTCCTGGCAGCAAGACTCGGCAGATATTGCAGCTGAGCCCCACCAATTTGGTCAGGGTGGCACCACGATGCAATAACCAGGGAAACGTGCTGTTGTGGTATTCAACACCATGCTACTGTAGCCCTGTGAACCACCCACGTGTCTCCCACCCTCGCTGTCTCGGTGGTTGCTGTTATTCTTCACGTATTTCTGCTGGAAatgcctctttcttctcttccaggtACAGCATCGTCTCGACCGAAGAGGATGGACACAAGGTCTCTGCACTGGGCAGCATGAACGGGCACAGCCGGAACGGGAAGGGCCACGCCCCTCGGCGGAAGCACCGTAACCGCTTTGTGAAGAAGAACGGCCAGTGCAACGTCTACTTTGCCAACCTGAGCAACAAGTCTCAGCGCTACATGGCCGACATCTTCACCACCTGTGTGGACACACGCTGGCGGTACATGCTTATGATTTTCTCCGCCGCCTTCCTGGTCTCCTGGCTCTTCTTTGGCTTCCTCTTCTGGTGCATCGCTTTCTTCCATGGCGACCTCAACGCACCGGCAGCGGGAGGCAGTCCCTCTCTCCTCAAGCCCTGCATCATGCACGTGAACAGCTTCCTAGgggcttttcttttctcagtggAGACACAGACAACCATTGGGTACGGCTTCCGCTGCGTGACTGAGGAGTGCCCGCTGGCTATCATGGCAGTTGTGGTCCAGTCCATTGTGGGCTGCGTTATCGACTCCTTCATGATTGGCACTATCATGGCCAAAATGGCAAGGCCCAAGAAGCGGGCCCAGACCCTACTCTTCAGTCACCATGCGGTCATCTCCGTGCGGGATGGCAAACTGTGCCTCATGTGGCGGGTGGGCAACCTGAGGAGGAGCCACATCGTGGAGGCCCATGTCCGAGCCCAGCTCATCAAGCCCTACATGACAGAGGAAGGGGAATACCTCCCCCTGGACCAGCGGGACCTAAATGTGGGCTATGACGTGGGCCTCGATCGTATATTTTTGGTCTCACCCATTATTATCGTTCATGAGATTGACGAGGAGAGCCCGCTCTATGGGATTGGCAAAGAGGAGCTGGAGACGGAGAACTTTGAGATTGTTGTTATCCTGGAGGGGATGGTGGAAGCCACAGCCATGACCACACAGGCACGAAGCTCTTACCTCGCTAGTGAAATCCTTTGGGGTCATCGTTTTGAACCAGTTGTGTTTGAGGAGAAGAACCACTACAAAGTGGATTATTCACGCTTTCACAAGACCTACGAGGTAGCTGGCACACCTTGCTGCTCAGCCCGGGAGCTGCAAGAAAGCAAGATGACTATCCTAccttctcccccacctcccagTGCCTTCTGCTATGAGAATGAGCTGGCTCTTGTCAGTCAAGACGAAGATGAAGATGATGACGAAGTGGGTGTGGTATTAGGGGGCAGCACCAAGGAGGAGGGAGGCGTCATCCAGATGATGGATTTTGGAAGCCACCTGGACCTGGAGCGGCTCCAGGCAACTCTGCCCCTAGATACAATCTCATACCGCAGGGAGTCGGCCATCTGactcctccagcctccccatTCCACACCCGTTGTCCACTGTCTCCTCCTCCGTTCTGCACCCGTACGTAGCTGGATAAGTCCCTTGCCCACCAAAAAATGCCTCCTGTAACTGCCTCTCAGCCCCTGAGTACATCAAGGCCTGGAGCTGCTCTGATATACTCCCTTTCCCACGAAGTCACTGCCTGGAAGAGGAGTGAGGATACACTACTCTTCCCACGTGCGCAGCTTGTGCTAGGACCCCTTTCCTGGCCAGAGACAGGAGAGCAGCGCGCCTGGTTTCTCATCTCTGGAGAGGTGACGGGAGTCCGTGCCCTCGACGGACAGACCGGGACCCACAACAAGTGTTTCTGCTGCTGAGGCAACAGCAGACTTTCTGTCCCCTCTCGACGTGGGTAGGCCCCGTGGCTGTCAAGAGTCATGACCGTCACGAGGAGAGGAGCGATACCTAAGCACTGACCAGATGAGGATGGATGGGAGAGTTTAGGACTCCTGGAGGGAGTGGGGAAGGATCTCAAGGGAGGGGTTTACTTGCATGTTTATTGCTTGTTGCACATGACTCTTTCTTCGTATATAAAAGAGAACGAGAACTGAAATCCATATTCTTCCACTGCAAATGCCAAGCTAGGAGACAAGGACGCTCTACGTAGCCTACTCTGCACTCTCCTTGGCTTTTGGCATCTGTCACCTCCAGAAGCAGCTCGGCTCCACGGACTCAGACCCAGTTCTCCCAGTCCTCTTGAAAAACACgtcctgctcctctcctcagACGCCTGGCAGAGGAGGCAGGGCCCTGTGCTTGCACACTcagactgctccctggcacaGCGCCGCCGGGATGACAGACAAGTGACCTGACTGGACAGCAGACCCTCGACTTGCTCCTTTCACCTCCTCCGTTCTTCTCCCTGCTGCCATCAGCTGTAAAACTGAATTtgtaactatttatttttaataaagtctaAGATCCCAGGGGGAGGTTTGGAAGCAAAGGAGAGGCCCCAAGGCTGCAGCCTGGTATAGAGACTGATGAGAGTTATTAGTGCTGGTGTTTGCTGTTTGTATGGCGTTGGCGCCCGGAAGCTCCACCACGAGGGCTCCCCTGTTCCAGGCCTCCCTGGTAAAGACCTACAATAAGAGGCTCAGAGAATTTGCTCGGGGAGAAAATCATACAAAATGTATGGAGGGAGGGAAGCATTTGCATTAAAATTACCAGTAGGATGGGACAAACAATCCTGCTTGCTTTGGAGATAACGAGAGTTTTGCCCAGGGAAGGGTTATAGATATGCTTGATAAAGAGGCAGAGATGTGCAAGACACTGCTCTAGATGTAAAGctcaaaaaaaatataaaaaaccccaaaacctctttttttttgctaaaggcAAGTAAGAACGAGAGGAAATGAGGGAGGGCATCAACCAGATGTGGCCCTGTAACATCACTTTGCTGTCATTTCACAAAAGACGCGAAAACCTAGTGAGCCTTTTCCTTTAGGAGCAGCAGAATCACTCCTTCAAAACTGTAGATGATATGAGGACAGACAAACAGGTAGCTCAGGAAGCTGCTCGGGGCACCCAACAGTTGTGCTATGGGGGGAATGGCTGAAGAAATGATGTCCCACCCAACCCCTGCtctacaaagcagaaaaacatcaTCTCAGTATCAATTTGGAATTGGTTCAAGAAGCaagaggaaggggggaagaagcagaaggggaaggaaggaaatagcGGGAGTGAGAGGAAGAAGTAGGAACAGCAggcaggcggaggaggaggaa
This genomic interval from Calonectris borealis chromosome 1, bCalBor7.hap1.2, whole genome shotgun sequence contains the following:
- the LOC142086735 gene encoding endosome-associated-trafficking regulator 1-like; translation: MSWLLGISGTMERDCPESQGLEDDDDDDDNDKFSCPCHSACPPHQCKSHDSLGDSQVEDLVEPIPFSLNPRHSYMVKDKGMKNRIYAKTLAKHALELEKEAREFQEPFYKDTEMLGNLSEDEDHSWTRTYHLPVHQRLHESRAASTAPCSPHDSFQSSAGKHLGMDAFAPWAHTSDPYLGYPEHTREAEPHMLHKEAIGDREFPSLQLTYDVLREENAMLRRVVRSMQSSLESQACMVRRLERQLKASLAKEEREAQELQSFVQRSEWNVQLMTQRVLEAESNVEKLKQEIFILQGELESSKVENENLRAGQTTDLGAMKYNIDFALQNLHKIIMGANLSIRQLASGAESLRFVAEVLESTSKISEVEAEEDL
- the KCNJ4 gene encoding inward rectifier potassium channel 4 gives rise to the protein MNGHSRNGKGHAPRRKHRNRFVKKNGQCNVYFANLSNKSQRYMADIFTTCVDTRWRYMLMIFSAAFLVSWLFFGFLFWCIAFFHGDLNAPAAGGSPSLLKPCIMHVNSFLGAFLFSVETQTTIGYGFRCVTEECPLAIMAVVVQSIVGCVIDSFMIGTIMAKMARPKKRAQTLLFSHHAVISVRDGKLCLMWRVGNLRRSHIVEAHVRAQLIKPYMTEEGEYLPLDQRDLNVGYDVGLDRIFLVSPIIIVHEIDEESPLYGIGKEELETENFEIVVILEGMVEATAMTTQARSSYLASEILWGHRFEPVVFEEKNHYKVDYSRFHKTYEVAGTPCCSARELQESKMTILPSPPPPSAFCYENELALVSQDEDEDDDEVGVVLGGSTKEEGGVIQMMDFGSHLDLERLQATLPLDTISYRRESAI